A stretch of the Candidatus Polarisedimenticolia bacterium genome encodes the following:
- a CDS encoding Do family serine endopeptidase, which translates to MKKSGQPVTLALIVASIVFGMVLAGGLHLTRSGQAGERAEDRPLHAAARAQMAAGQGIAGGPGSFADIAEKVNPAVVSITSTETVKPKDKGRGRQPFHGDPFEFFFGPEQRRRFAPEEEPRFEISGGSGFLISDDGYILTNYHVVEDASKIKVNLSGDRHDYLADVIGTDPSTDLALIKIKGDKRLPYLALGDSEPVRVGDWVMAVGNPLNYDHTVTVGVISAKGRVLRDLSRDFSLDNFIQTDAAINFGNSGGPLVNVAGEVVGVNTAISSVGQGIGFAVPVNVAKGIMEQLKTKGKVSRGYLGIELAEITPDLQEAFGLSTDKGALVNSVRPGLPAEDAGLKRGDVIVAVDGRSVESTNEVVRLVSAKEPGSTVKLTVLRNGKETTLAAKLADRSEHIGKEAAETPERGSRPEEPNERKLGISVDDLTPDVLDKLELPDDTRGVLVTRVSRVSEAYEKGLGEGDVITEVNRVPVKAVAEYRRELAKVKDGGLVVLYVISPSGRTGTDPISRYVTVRLRAHEEEDK; encoded by the coding sequence ATGAAGAAAAGCGGGCAACCGGTCACGCTTGCACTGATCGTGGCCTCGATTGTTTTCGGAATGGTCCTGGCGGGAGGGCTGCACCTGACGCGCTCCGGGCAGGCGGGCGAGAGGGCGGAGGATCGTCCGCTCCACGCCGCGGCGAGGGCGCAGATGGCGGCGGGCCAGGGGATAGCGGGCGGGCCGGGTTCGTTCGCCGACATCGCCGAGAAGGTCAACCCGGCGGTCGTCAGCATCACCTCCACCGAGACCGTGAAACCGAAGGACAAGGGGCGCGGGCGACAGCCGTTCCACGGCGATCCGTTCGAGTTCTTCTTCGGGCCCGAGCAGCGACGCCGGTTCGCCCCGGAGGAGGAGCCCCGCTTCGAGATCAGCGGCGGATCCGGCTTCCTGATCAGCGACGACGGCTACATCCTGACCAACTACCACGTGGTGGAGGACGCGAGCAAGATCAAGGTCAATCTGAGCGGCGACCGGCACGACTACCTCGCCGACGTGATCGGGACCGATCCCTCCACCGACCTGGCCCTCATCAAGATCAAGGGAGACAAGAGGCTGCCCTACCTGGCGCTCGGCGACTCCGAGCCGGTGCGCGTCGGCGACTGGGTCATGGCCGTGGGCAATCCGCTCAACTACGACCACACCGTGACCGTCGGCGTCATCAGCGCCAAAGGGCGCGTGCTGCGTGACCTGTCCCGCGACTTCTCCCTCGACAACTTCATCCAGACGGACGCCGCCATCAATTTCGGCAACTCCGGGGGCCCGCTGGTCAACGTGGCGGGAGAGGTCGTCGGCGTGAACACCGCCATCAGCAGCGTCGGCCAGGGGATCGGCTTCGCGGTGCCGGTGAACGTGGCGAAAGGGATCATGGAGCAGCTGAAGACCAAGGGGAAGGTGTCCCGCGGCTACCTGGGCATCGAGCTGGCCGAGATCACCCCCGACCTGCAGGAGGCCTTCGGCCTGTCGACCGACAAGGGCGCCCTGGTCAACTCGGTGCGCCCCGGGCTTCCCGCCGAAGATGCCGGGCTCAAGAGGGGGGACGTCATCGTGGCGGTGGACGGCCGCTCGGTCGAGAGCACCAACGAGGTCGTGCGGCTGGTCTCCGCCAAGGAGCCGGGCTCGACCGTCAAGCTGACCGTGCTGCGCAACGGCAAGGAGACGACGCTGGCCGCCAAGCTGGCCGACCGGAGCGAGCACATCGGCAAGGAGGCCGCCGAGACGCCGGAGCGCGGCAGCCGTCCCGAGGAGCCGAACGAGCGCAAGCTCGGCATCTCGGTGGACGACCTGACCCCGGACGTCCTGGACAAGCTCGAGCTGCCGGATGACACCCGGGGCGTCCTGGTCACCCGCGTTTCGCGCGTCTCGGAGGCGTACGAGAAGGGGCTCGGGGAAGGGGACGTGATCACCGAGGTGAACCGGGTCCCGGTGAAGGCGGTCGCCGAGTACCGTCGCGAGCTGGCCAAGGTCAAGGACGGCGGCCTGGTCGTTCTGTACGTCATCAGTCCCTCGGGGCGCACCGGCACCGATCCGATCTCGCGCTACGTCACCGTGCGGCTGCGTGCCCACGAAGAAGAGGACAAGTAG
- a CDS encoding response regulator: MILVVDDDPAVLRSYGHLLRRLGCQVMLVDDSDTVLSDPESLRGVDVMILDQRMPKTTGLDLLACLRRRGAGDMQTAAPGYPAVILISAYLSEAIRERAARLGVIEVIEKPVDTAHLLACVRAALAERPPCP, from the coding sequence GTGATCCTGGTCGTCGACGATGATCCGGCCGTTCTCAGGTCGTACGGGCATCTTCTCCGAAGGCTCGGTTGTCAGGTCATGCTGGTCGACGATTCCGACACGGTCCTGTCCGATCCGGAAAGCCTGCGCGGGGTGGACGTGATGATCCTCGATCAGCGCATGCCGAAGACCACGGGGCTCGACCTGCTGGCCTGCCTGAGGCGCCGGGGCGCGGGCGACATGCAGACGGCAGCCCCCGGGTACCCGGCGGTGATCCTGATCAGCGCGTACCTGAGCGAGGCGATCCGGGAGCGCGCGGCGCGGCTGGGGGTGATCGAGGTCATCGAGAAGCCGGTCGATACCGCGCACCTGCTGGCGTGCGTGCGCGCGGCTCTCGCAGAGAGGCCGCCATGTCCTTGA